In Rhododendron vialii isolate Sample 1 chromosome 9a, ASM3025357v1, the following are encoded in one genomic region:
- the LOC131301404 gene encoding maltose excess protein 1-like, chloroplastic isoform X1: MWCTNSFSWSNCREESSLWLCCGTPVKALLFTSIPSSLSIRVSKLMMAGCAPQLRAFRPSSSRNISNCSEGVPSHPYPQLRRIINLNFSFVGPSSGLSSLHHRLKPIPALDSEAEGVPPEYPIHHDQKRDVMFQSDGRKSFEQWDSLTAKFAGAANIPFLVLQLPQILLNARNLLAGNKNALLAVPWLGMFTGLLGNLSLLSYFAKKRETEVVVVQTLGVISIYVVIAQLAMAEAMPLPQFIVTSIVVASGLVLNFMNYFDLLSAGIWCFWEDFITVAGLSVLPQVMWSTFVPYIPDSILPGAVAFVIAVVGVVMARIGKLSEKGMKFFGAISGWTATFLFMWMPVAQTWTNFLNPNNIKGLSAFSMLLAMIGNGLMIPRALFIRDFMWFTGSTWAAVFYGWGNLIYMYCLNSISKEFFLAATAGLYIWIGYPSIHIYLHDCYNLILLGTIWRRKE, from the exons ATGTGGTGCACAAACTCCTTCTCTTGGAGTAATTGTAGAGAGGAGTCTAGTCTCTGGCTCTGCTGTGGTACTCCAGTAAAAGCATTACTGTTTACTAGTATCCCCAGTTCCCTCTCTATCCGAGTATCCAAACTAATGATGGCGGGTTGCGCACCCCAGCTGCGCGCTTTTCGACCTTCCAGCAGTCGGAATATCAGTAATTGCTCTGAGGGGGTCCCTTCCCATCCCTACCCACAACTCCGCCGTATCATCAATTTGAACTTTTCGTTCGTCGGCCCCTCCTCAGGACTCTCATCTCTCCATCACCGACTCAAACCCATTCCTGCTCTGGACTCGGAGGCTGAGGGCGTCCCCCCTGAGTACCCCATTCACCACGACCAG AAACGAGATGTCATGTTCCAGAGTGACGGAAGGAAGAGCTTTGAGCAATGGGATTCATTGACGGCCAAGTTCGCGGGAGCTGCAAATATACCATTTTTGGTGCTTCAACTGCCCCAGATACTACTCAATGCTCGTAACCTTTTGGCCGGGAATAAGAATGCACTGTTGGCTGTTCCATGGCTG GGGATGTTCACTGGATTGCTAGGGAATCTGTCTTTGCTGTCCTACTTCGCGAAGAAGAGGGAGacagaggtggtggtggtgcagaCACTAGGAGTGATATCCATTTATGTTGTCATCGCCCAACTGGCCATGGCCGAAGCTATGCCTCTCCCCCAGTTTATTGTCACTTCTATTGTGGTTGCCTCCGGTCTGGTTTTAAATTTCATGAATTACTTTGACTTACTCAGTGCTGGAATCTGGTGCTTTTGGGAAGATTTCATTACGGTTGCTGGGCTCTCTGTTCTTCCCCAA GTCATGTGGTCGACTTTTGTTCCATACATTCCAGACAGTATTTTGCCAGGGGCCGTGGCTTTTGTTATAGCTGTGGTGGGAGTGGTGATG GCGCGAATAGGCAAACTTTCCGAGAAGGGTATGAAATTTTTTGGAGCAATATCTGGATGGACTGCAACTTTTCTCTTCATGTGGATGCCAGTTGCACAAACC TGGACTAATTTCCTGAATCCTAATAACATCAAGGGTTTGTCAGCTTTCTCGATGTTGCTTGCTATGATTGGAAATGGGCTAATGATCCCACGTGCTCTCTTTATCCGGGATTTCATGTG GTTCACTGGTTCAACTTGGGCAGCTGTTTTTTATGGCTGGGGGAACCTTATATACATGTATTG TTTGAACAGTATTAGCAAGGAATTCTTCTTGGCAGCAACAGCTGGCTTGTACATTTGGATAGGTTATCCCTCAATCCATATCTATTTGCATGATTGCTACAACCTAATTCTGTTGGGAACTATATGGAGAAGAAa ggagtag
- the LOC131301404 gene encoding maltose excess protein 1-like, chloroplastic isoform X2, with amino-acid sequence MWCTNSFSWSNCREESSLWLCCGTPVKALLFTSIPSSLSIRVSKLMMAGCAPQLRAFRPSSSRNISNCSEGVPSHPYPQLRRIINLNFSFVGPSSGLSSLHHRLKPIPALDSEAEGVPPEYPIHHDQSDGRKSFEQWDSLTAKFAGAANIPFLVLQLPQILLNARNLLAGNKNALLAVPWLGMFTGLLGNLSLLSYFAKKRETEVVVVQTLGVISIYVVIAQLAMAEAMPLPQFIVTSIVVASGLVLNFMNYFDLLSAGIWCFWEDFITVAGLSVLPQVMWSTFVPYIPDSILPGAVAFVIAVVGVVMARIGKLSEKGMKFFGAISGWTATFLFMWMPVAQTWTNFLNPNNIKGLSAFSMLLAMIGNGLMIPRALFIRDFMWFTGSTWAAVFYGWGNLIYMYCLNSISKEFFLAATAGLYIWIGFALWRDTKVYGYSSPLTSIKELIFGV; translated from the exons ATGTGGTGCACAAACTCCTTCTCTTGGAGTAATTGTAGAGAGGAGTCTAGTCTCTGGCTCTGCTGTGGTACTCCAGTAAAAGCATTACTGTTTACTAGTATCCCCAGTTCCCTCTCTATCCGAGTATCCAAACTAATGATGGCGGGTTGCGCACCCCAGCTGCGCGCTTTTCGACCTTCCAGCAGTCGGAATATCAGTAATTGCTCTGAGGGGGTCCCTTCCCATCCCTACCCACAACTCCGCCGTATCATCAATTTGAACTTTTCGTTCGTCGGCCCCTCCTCAGGACTCTCATCTCTCCATCACCGACTCAAACCCATTCCTGCTCTGGACTCGGAGGCTGAGGGCGTCCCCCCTGAGTACCCCATTCACCACGACCAG AGTGACGGAAGGAAGAGCTTTGAGCAATGGGATTCATTGACGGCCAAGTTCGCGGGAGCTGCAAATATACCATTTTTGGTGCTTCAACTGCCCCAGATACTACTCAATGCTCGTAACCTTTTGGCCGGGAATAAGAATGCACTGTTGGCTGTTCCATGGCTG GGGATGTTCACTGGATTGCTAGGGAATCTGTCTTTGCTGTCCTACTTCGCGAAGAAGAGGGAGacagaggtggtggtggtgcagaCACTAGGAGTGATATCCATTTATGTTGTCATCGCCCAACTGGCCATGGCCGAAGCTATGCCTCTCCCCCAGTTTATTGTCACTTCTATTGTGGTTGCCTCCGGTCTGGTTTTAAATTTCATGAATTACTTTGACTTACTCAGTGCTGGAATCTGGTGCTTTTGGGAAGATTTCATTACGGTTGCTGGGCTCTCTGTTCTTCCCCAA GTCATGTGGTCGACTTTTGTTCCATACATTCCAGACAGTATTTTGCCAGGGGCCGTGGCTTTTGTTATAGCTGTGGTGGGAGTGGTGATG GCGCGAATAGGCAAACTTTCCGAGAAGGGTATGAAATTTTTTGGAGCAATATCTGGATGGACTGCAACTTTTCTCTTCATGTGGATGCCAGTTGCACAAACC TGGACTAATTTCCTGAATCCTAATAACATCAAGGGTTTGTCAGCTTTCTCGATGTTGCTTGCTATGATTGGAAATGGGCTAATGATCCCACGTGCTCTCTTTATCCGGGATTTCATGTG GTTCACTGGTTCAACTTGGGCAGCTGTTTTTTATGGCTGGGGGAACCTTATATACATGTATTG TTTGAACAGTATTAGCAAGGAATTCTTCTTGGCAGCAACAGCTGGCTTGTACATTTGGATAG GATTTGCTCTTTGGAGAGACACGAAGGTGTACGGATACAGTTCACCTCTGACATCTATAAAGGAGTTGATTTTTGGTGTTTAA
- the LOC131301404 gene encoding maltose excess protein 1-like, chloroplastic isoform X3: protein MWCTNSFSWSNCREESSLWLCCGTPVKALLFTSIPSSLSIRVSKLMMAGCAPQLRAFRPSSSRNISNCSEGVPSHPYPQLRRIINLNFSFVGPSSGLSSLHHRLKPIPALDSEAEGVPPEYPIHHDQKRDVMFQSDGRKSFEQWDSLTAKFAGAANIPFLVLQLPQILLNARNLLAGNKNALLAVPWLGMFTGLLGNLSLLSYFAKKRETEVVVVQTLGVISIYVVIAQLAMAEAMPLPQFIVTSIVVASGLVLNFMNYFDLLSAGIWCFWEDFITVAGLSVLPQVMWSTFVPYIPDSILPGAVAFVIAVVGVVMARIGKLSEKGMKFFGAISGWTATFLFMWMPVAQTWTNFLNPNNIKGLSAFSMLLAMIGNGLMIPRALFIRDFMWFTGSTWAAVFYGWGNLIYMYCLNSISKEFFLAATAGLYIWIGFALWRDTKVYGYSSPLTSIKELIFGV, encoded by the exons ATGTGGTGCACAAACTCCTTCTCTTGGAGTAATTGTAGAGAGGAGTCTAGTCTCTGGCTCTGCTGTGGTACTCCAGTAAAAGCATTACTGTTTACTAGTATCCCCAGTTCCCTCTCTATCCGAGTATCCAAACTAATGATGGCGGGTTGCGCACCCCAGCTGCGCGCTTTTCGACCTTCCAGCAGTCGGAATATCAGTAATTGCTCTGAGGGGGTCCCTTCCCATCCCTACCCACAACTCCGCCGTATCATCAATTTGAACTTTTCGTTCGTCGGCCCCTCCTCAGGACTCTCATCTCTCCATCACCGACTCAAACCCATTCCTGCTCTGGACTCGGAGGCTGAGGGCGTCCCCCCTGAGTACCCCATTCACCACGACCAG AAACGAGATGTCATGTTCCAGAGTGACGGAAGGAAGAGCTTTGAGCAATGGGATTCATTGACGGCCAAGTTCGCGGGAGCTGCAAATATACCATTTTTGGTGCTTCAACTGCCCCAGATACTACTCAATGCTCGTAACCTTTTGGCCGGGAATAAGAATGCACTGTTGGCTGTTCCATGGCTG GGGATGTTCACTGGATTGCTAGGGAATCTGTCTTTGCTGTCCTACTTCGCGAAGAAGAGGGAGacagaggtggtggtggtgcagaCACTAGGAGTGATATCCATTTATGTTGTCATCGCCCAACTGGCCATGGCCGAAGCTATGCCTCTCCCCCAGTTTATTGTCACTTCTATTGTGGTTGCCTCCGGTCTGGTTTTAAATTTCATGAATTACTTTGACTTACTCAGTGCTGGAATCTGGTGCTTTTGGGAAGATTTCATTACGGTTGCTGGGCTCTCTGTTCTTCCCCAA GTCATGTGGTCGACTTTTGTTCCATACATTCCAGACAGTATTTTGCCAGGGGCCGTGGCTTTTGTTATAGCTGTGGTGGGAGTGGTGATG GCGCGAATAGGCAAACTTTCCGAGAAGGGTATGAAATTTTTTGGAGCAATATCTGGATGGACTGCAACTTTTCTCTTCATGTGGATGCCAGTTGCACAAACC TGGACTAATTTCCTGAATCCTAATAACATCAAGGGTTTGTCAGCTTTCTCGATGTTGCTTGCTATGATTGGAAATGGGCTAATGATCCCACGTGCTCTCTTTATCCGGGATTTCATGTG GTTCACTGGTTCAACTTGGGCAGCTGTTTTTTATGGCTGGGGGAACCTTATATACATGTATTG TTTGAACAGTATTAGCAAGGAATTCTTCTTGGCAGCAACAGCTGGCTTGTACATTTGGATAG GATTTGCTCTTTGGAGAGACACGAAGGTGTACGGATACAGTTCACCTCTGACATCTATAAAGGAGTTGATTTTTGGTGTTTAA
- the LOC131299915 gene encoding uncharacterized protein LOC131299915 encodes MNQPIDLGSLLTLPGRGRGAARGQGGQGRGRRIQTQTDAPPGFSLEEIEAIHREKRQRVEQPQERPPPSSSSPAPIWAPSFSHGNRAITARDTVETEGTALALSQAFLLPGDMQKEVAMSPDNLLSSFMSHNAKVMQKMVAMAQKLSQSEPQRAKLVSENSKLQRTIIRLERERNQAQGVADGLKGQLKGTEDSLAQTLKELETSQNEAKAAFEKGYNEGIKVATESYTNQMPGIQDQVWVAS; translated from the exons ATGAACCAGCCAATTGATTTAGGGAGTCTTCTCACCTTACCTGGTCGAGGCCGTGGCGCTGCTCGGGGCCAAGGTGGCCAAGGTCGTGGCCGCCGCATTCAGactcagactgatgctcctcctggctTTTCCCTAGAAGAAATCGAGGCCATCCACAGAgagaaacgtcaacgggtggaacagcctcaagaaagacccccaccttccTCCTCGTCTCCTGCTCCAATATGggctccctccttctctcatgggaaccgagctatcactgctcgggacactgtCGAGACcgaagggactgcccttgcattgtcccaggcctttttgttgcctggggacatgcaaaaagaagttgcaatgtctccagacaatcttctcagttccttcatgtcccacaacgccaag gtgatgcaaaaaatggtggccatggctcaaaaacttagccaatcagagccccaacgagcaaaacttgtcagtgaaaactccaagctccaacgtaccatcatcaggcttgagagagaaaggaaccagGCCCAGGGGGTTGCAGATGGACTGAAGGGACAATtgaaggggactgaggacagtcttgcccagactttgaaggagctcgagacgtcccagaatgaagccaaggctgcctttgaaaagggatataacgaaggaatcaaagttgccacagagagctacacaaaccagatgcctggaattcaggatcaagtttgggtggcgtCTTGA